A single window of Gammaproteobacteria bacterium DNA harbors:
- a CDS encoding XRE family transcriptional regulator: protein MSKERQTLGTLLKSLRVRHGWTLKEMSERTEIPLSTLS, encoded by the coding sequence ATGAGTAAAGAAAGACAAACACTGGGGACGCTGCTGAAAAGCCTGAGAGTGAGGCACGGCTGGACGCTCAAGGAAATGAGCGAGCGCACGGAGATTCCGCTCTCCACGCTCTCCA
- a CDS encoding M15 family metallopeptidase: MRLSGKSVKRLTMQRFLLLCGVALLSLAAGACRDDAPPATSAAAPAGGIGADGIFRIEPQRPVAEIARAARAAEPPASPGATREPELVELTALDPTIRLDIRYATTNNFLGTRLYDEPRAFLQRPAAEALVRAHRAAQAHGYGLLIHDAYRPWWVTKVFWDATPEPLRKFVADPAEGSRHNRGAAVDLTFYDLATGQPAEMPSLYDEMTERAYPDYAGGTPEQRERRDLLRSLMEAEGFTVYEAEWWHFDYRDWQEYPVLNVTFEALE; encoded by the coding sequence ATGCGCCTATCTGGAAAATCGGTCAAGCGTCTGACGATGCAGCGGTTCCTCTTGCTCTGTGGCGTAGCGCTGCTCTCGCTCGCCGCGGGAGCGTGCCGGGACGATGCGCCGCCCGCCACATCAGCCGCGGCACCCGCGGGCGGGATCGGCGCGGACGGCATCTTCCGCATCGAGCCGCAGCGCCCGGTGGCGGAGATCGCCCGCGCGGCGCGAGCGGCCGAGCCGCCGGCTTCACCCGGCGCCACGCGCGAGCCCGAGCTCGTCGAGCTGACCGCGCTCGACCCGACCATTCGCCTCGACATCCGTTACGCCACGACCAACAACTTCCTCGGCACGCGCCTCTACGATGAGCCGCGCGCGTTCCTGCAGCGGCCGGCGGCGGAAGCGCTGGTGCGCGCGCATCGCGCGGCGCAGGCGCACGGCTACGGGCTCCTGATCCACGATGCCTACCGGCCGTGGTGGGTGACGAAGGTGTTCTGGGACGCGACGCCGGAGCCGCTTCGGAAGTTCGTCGCGGATCCCGCAGAGGGCTCGCGGCATAATCGCGGAGCGGCGGTCGACCTCACGTTTTACGATCTCGCCACCGGGCAGCCGGCGGAGATGCCGAGCCTCTACGACGAGATGACCGAGCGGGCGTACCCGGATTACGCCGGCGGCACGCCGGAGCAGCGCGAGCGCCGCGATCTCTTGCGTTCGCTCATGGAGGCGGAGGGCTTTACCGTCTACGAAGCGGAGTGGTGGCACTTCGATTACCGGGACTGGCAGGAGTACCCGGTTCTGAACGTCACGTTCGAGGCCTTGGAATGA